The following DNA comes from Salvia splendens isolate huo1 chromosome 17, SspV2, whole genome shotgun sequence.
ATATCTAGAAgacattcttcttccctttcgACATGAATGACCTCACAAGCAGCTGAGGTTTGgaccagtggcggatccagaaatttATATTCGGGGGTGCGAGCCATATGATAAATCATTATAtaacataccaaaaataaaaactaatactaaaagcaatatattttgaaatatacaaattttagagtcatacatttcaaaatacaaaaataaactacattatatctaatttatttttcgacGAGTCTTCATTTCTTCAAAACGATTCACTATATCTTCATCGGATACTTGTAGAAACACATCTTTCTCAATGAAAGTGACCAAACAATCGTTCAAAGGTTGATCACCCATTCTATTTCTCAACTTATTCTTCACAAACGTCATTCCAGAAAACACTCTCTCTACACTTGCAGTGGCAACCGgaagaatcaaaatcaacttgatAAGCAAAACCACACGTGAATAAACCACATCTCTTTTTGTTTCAACAAGCTTCATCAAAAGAGAACTGATATCTCGCAAATTCTGAAAGTCTTCATCACTTCTCATATCTCCAATGAATATATCAAGTTGGCACTCAAGGTCCATCAAATCAATGTTTGAAAAATTGGAAGGATAAAAAGTGGCAAGTTTCAGTACCTTTTCCTTGTCAAAAGAAGAGAAGCCATCTTTAGGATTGAAGCAAGCCATACATCTAAGCAACTCCATATTAACTTCATCGAATCGATTATCAAGTTCTTGAAGTAATAAGTCAATCACTTTGATAAACACATCAACACGAAAATGATGAAGATATGAAACTTGTTGAACAAAACGTTTTGATCTTCCATGAGGGCTATAGTGAGCTTTCATATCTGGAACAACAATGCCATGTTTATTGCAAATTGAGATTACCTTGTTCAAGTGAATCTCCCATCCATCCTCTCTCATTTTCTGTAGTTGATCTTTGGTTAAAGTGACAAGCCTCATAGCAGTAATGAtgtcttgatctcttctttgcAAAGCAAGACACAAATTGTTAGTGTACCCAAATATAGTAGTCATTAGTTGTGCCATAAACACGAAATCAAATGACTCTAGTAAGTACAAAATGCCTTGAGCTTTTCCCATATCATCGAAAACGGAATCTTTCTTTCCAATCATCGTAAGAACTTCAAAAATTGTAGAAAATAAGTCCATGATATTCAAAAGAGTCTTGTAGTGAGAACTCCAACGAGTGTCTCCAGGCCTCTTCAAACTAAGTTCTTGATTCAACCCCGATCCCGATTCAAGTTCACCAATTTCCAAGGCTTGAGCAACTTTTTGTGCTTGAACTTCGCGAAGCAATGCATTTCTCTTACAAGAAACTCCAATTACATTCAACAAAATACTAACAGTTTCAAAAAGCCAACTACAATCATCGTTCTTTTTTGAAATGGCTACCAATGTTAGTTGAAGCTGGTGGGCAAAGCAATGTACGTAGTAAGCGCTTGGAGTATCTTTCATGATCAAAGTCTTGAGTCCATGTATCTCACCCTTCATGTTACTAGCCCCATCATATCCTTGCCCTCGAATCTTGGATTGGCTTAATGAATGTTCAACAAGTAAAGTCATAATTGCACTTCTAAGAGACAAAGATGTAGTATCACCAACATGCACAAGACCAATGAATCGTTCAACTACCTTTCCCCTTTTCTTTTCAACATAGCGCAAATAAAGAGCCAGTTGTTCCTTTTGGGACATATCACTAGATTCATCGGCTAATATAGCAAAGTAGTCATCACCAAGATCATCCACAATTCTCTTCATTGTTTCTTTAGCACAACAATTGATGATGTCTTTTTGAATAGTTGGAGATGTCAATTGACAATTTCCAGGGGCATTTTCCAAAGTCACTTTTGAAATAACTTCATTATGTGCCTTCAACCATTTTAAAAGTTCAAGAAAATTTCCCCTATTAAGGGAATCTTCACCTTCCCTGTGACCACGAAATGCCATGCCTTGTCCCAATAGGTAACGTAAACAAGAAATTGAAGCCTTCAAGCGAACATTATATTCGTTGTTAATCACATCACTAACATTATCTAAAGAAACCAAAATCGATTTCTTTTTGCCATCCCTCAAGTTCACATATTTCTCATAAGCAATATTATGAGCACTTCTAACTCCACCAATATGTTTTATAAATCGTTCTGGCTTATTCCACGACTTAAATCCTTTATTCACAAATGCATCACCCCCCGCATGTCCAACTTCATTCTTGAACAAGTAGTATACAAAACAAAATGCAGCATCTTCATCCATACTATATTCAAGCCAATCCCATTTATCAAACCATGAAACCATAAACCGACGACGCGAACCTCCAACTTCTTtttgaggaaaagaaaaagttcTTGGCTGACAAGGTTTTCTAAGAATATACGCCCTCCTAATTGTATCTCGCTCATTTGGAGGATATTTCATTATATCAGTTCTTCTAATAGGATCATGATGAAGTTTTTCGATATCATAAATCAATTCTTCCTCATGTAATGGCAAACTAGCATCTGAAGGAGATACAATACCAATTGAATTTGAAGCCGGAGAGATTGAAGGTGGAGAGCTTGAAAGTGGAGTGCTTGAAGCCGGAGAGCTTGAAGGTAGAGAGCTTGAAGCCGGAGAGCTTGAACTATCATGAGTTTTTCTCATTTTGGACATAAATTGTCGAAGATCGGATTGTTTTCtcatcactttttattttatttcctgcACACGATGTCATTACaaaatttgtcaaaataaatattgaccATTCAATTCTAATGTTGTACATTCACAACAATTATAACTAGACATAAAAAACAACTTATCATAGAAGTCAGaagatcaaatttttaaaattgaaacacaataatttagaatccaaaacaataattaagctatttaaaattaaatacttgtGCATTTAATACTCTATAATCCCTAAAATAATACATAATTGAGAATTTCTCATCCACAAATAATTGGAAGCACGGCTGTTTTCAATTTACCCCAATTCCAAGACAATAAGAGAGAGTCATAAAGTGTAAAACATTATTCTATTTTGCACAAGCTGCCAAAATccctaaattatttaataaactaAACTTTTACACCTAAATTCCTAATCACTCACCTTTTCAAAGAACAATGAGGCAGCAAGTCTTTTGGGTGGAATGAGAAATTAGATTCGGCCGTCTGTGAATGGAGCGATGACAAAATGTCTATTATGTAGGGTgcaagttttttttaatatatataaatgccCATTATCCTTATTACTTAGGGTTCGGCCCTTTTTGAGTTGGCCCATATAACTTGGCCTTCTTATTCATAATTGTAATTGAGTTTATTTACTCATTTTTCAAGTTACTTGTAGTGGATATGTATACATTACGTACATCCCTCCAACTTAATGTAGTGtatatataatactattaaaaaaatttttttggGGTACACTCGTACCCCCTTTGTCCCCCTTCCCTCCGCCACTGGTTTGGACAAAGACATTTGATTGTTTGAACAAATTAGTTTGTCCGGCCAGCAAAAGATTTCTACCACAACCTAGATCTATACTCGGAACAGATTTAAGCATGCCTCGTATCTTTTTCAAAGACCGATAGACCTTTTTTATTCTGCGGAAATCGAGCATCCATGTTGCCTGCATATCCTTTTGAAAGTTGTAAGTCACACTACAAAGATTTAGGACAAAAACATGCAAGGTTTGATCAATACTTTCCAAATATGGAACGAGTATTTGACAATTTCTCTACTTGCTATAATTTTGCAACAATTATATCAATTGATAGTTGATACGCAAAAGAAAAAACAATCACTCACCACTAAAACTATTTGCAGCATCTTTGAAGCTCCGGACAAGTACTTATAAAGAACATTCAAGCTAATGTTCTTCTCACTCCGTGTTTCGTTTCTTCTCCCTAACAAGAAACGAAACAACGCAATCACATTACCAATGAAAGGAACTCTGCAGATCAAAAACATGATGACAATATTCTCTTATGAAGTCGTACTTGTCTAGAATCTATTTTGGTGGAGTCTAACAGCACTTGCTCGCTACCCCTTTTGCTACAACATTATTGTTAATTGTTACTATTATCTTTTACTCCAATTTGTTAGAATTTGATTCACTTTTAACTGGTTTTCATCTTATGTAAACTCTTATAACTATCACCTTGATATTAGATCGGGATATATATTATGAGATGATCACTTTTGGACGGAGAAATCTATGGCCTCATAAGAGGATTAGTTCTTTGTTTTCCTATTCTCATTCGACTTTCCATTGTATGGATGCTCACCAAATTCTTTTATCTTGTCCGCCAATATTTGGCACAAGTTGACACGGATCGAGTTCTAAAAATCTAAAGAAAACGTGGacaaagttagtgaaatgtaaaTCCTAATATGGAGTACTAGTTTTGAGATAAAATGCGAGTGAAATGAGTTCGTAGAATACGGGGTcaattaccaaaagtagtactaTAAAGTAACTATGACAAATATTAGCAAATAGAATGAAAAGAAAACTTGTGGCAAGTAATGACGGGCGGAATGAGTATTATTGTTGTGGTTTTCTTTTGTGGTATATTCTCTACTGCGTTCTCTGTAGTCATTTTGTGGCAAGTAATTACCAAAAGTATTATTGCCATTATAGTGCATTCAACACTTGGGAATATAAGAGAAAAATAATGTAATCAAACACACCATGAGATTCAACTCGATGCCAACCTTCATTTTATCCCCAAAAAATGCTTTTTCTCAAGCAATGattattctaaatatttattACCATGCCTTTCTTCTATGTTGAGGACAAATCAAGCTCAAGCAGCTTTCTTACAATGCTTTTCGAGCCATTCCATCGTACCACTCTTTGGCCTCTCCAGCGGCAGTCCAAGAGCTCGGTCCCATATTAGCTGAAGCGACAAGTAAAGGCACAAGGAAAGAGATTTCAGGAAAGAATCAACTATGATTATTAGGAAACTAGAAACAGAGGGGCTAAGCACAGTGGGCAACCTGAGCGCAAATGCCAATAGCTCTTGAAACGCCAAAAAGAACAGTGTAGTATCTATAAACGTCAATGAGAAAATTGTCAATAACATCACAGCATGCAAATTAGTATTCCCTGGGGAGGATTGAATAATGAAATAAGCAGGTTGGTTAAACTGGCActagaaaaaattgaaatgtacCTTGTTTCTGTTAAACCATAATAATTGAGCAATACTCCACTGTGGGCATCTACATTAGGCCATGGGTTCTTCACCTGCAAAAGTCAGATGCCAGAAATAACCTACATCAGGACATAGTTATGCAAAATGACAAAAGAACAACATACATTCGACATAACATACAAGTATACATTTTATTAGAGAACATccagaaaatattttaaaattgccATATGTAGCTATGTCTTATGCATGAGTCACGACGAATTAAGCCCCCTCCCCAACCCCAATATGCGTGTGAGCGTGTAGGGGGAAAAGTGAAAAAGAAAAGTAAGCGTTGTTCGTTTAGACAGTAACAGAGCTCACAGGCAAGAAGCCATAATTCACTCATACCTACTTTCCAACAGTGATAACTTCATTATTTGTTAAATCCTATACAATAAATTTGACAActaacaatttttaaataaagaaaaataagtttTAACACCTAAACAGTGAAGAAATCTCATGTAAACTTCTAAGCAGCTTTTACTTGTGAGCCAGAGTCCCATACCTTTCCAAGTTCCAATAGTATTGGGGGCACTACCTCATAAAGATTTGAAACCTGCAGCAGATATATCAGATTACAGTTAATACCAGAGTCTGAATGTTAATTCCATATATCAAGGTTAAAGTGGTTACTAGTTTAAACAGTGGATCCTCTGGCAAGTGCTTGAGAGCACATTCTCTCTGGCATGTGTATCTTGGATCAGTCTTGCGCAAAACTCCATGTCCAAATCCAGGAACAACCTACAGTATAGTACCACGTAAAGAATGAGAAGGTAAACACTGAAGAGGTCAAATCAAGATGGAAATCACAACAAAATAACCACGAGAACGAAAATGATTGAGAGGCTTTTGGATGTCAGAATGCAACGATAAATAACAAGAGCAAGAGGGGTTTTTTAAACTGCAGAGCAGGTGCTCAATTAATGGacagaaaaagaaagaacataAATTCTGCATATTAACTGAAAAAGGCACAAGACTACTAGAGTAAGGTCACGGCATTTGAACTTAAGCACCCGCAGCGACTACAGCTAGTAATTTGTAAGAGTATCAATCTACTGAACATGATACTTAAATGTTGGCCATGAAAGATGAAGCAAAATCAACACAAAATGGTTTCTTATAGCCATAGGGGAGGAGACAACAAATTACAATGCTACAGATAGAAACTACCTTGCCGCTGTTCAATGTTTTCCAGACATACTTTTTCAAATCTTCTTTCCTAACATTTTCCCCACATTCTCCTACCACCGATTTAATCCATAGCAAGACTTCCTGCACAAGACCACAAAGTGAAGCAGATAGTAAGGAATATCAAATATGGCTACCTTGGAGATGCTGTTGCTGGTTATTGACCACGGTATTTTTTTGTGTTATGTTatcatttataaaataattttcatttgCAATTAAACCGTGAATGATGATAACATGTGCTCCTCTCTTTTAGAACAAGGAGCAGGCTCTAAGTTGTTCAAGCAAAAGGAAGAACCCAAGAGTGAAAGTAGGGGTAACTAACCATCTTTAGGGCGAGACATAGGGTAATGTTGTCAGTAAGTCCATAGGTTTAAAGCCAAATAGTTTTATATGAAAAAATCGTGTCCGTGTAAAGATCAATTCCTTAATAAGCCATGAGTCTAAGTGATCAGAACAAATAGATTATGCATGTTGGCATTGAGACAAGGACATCGAATCAACACAATTTAGCACCTGATTAGCCAAGCCATGAAGTGGACCAGCTAGACCATTTAATGCAGCAGAAAATGAGAGATAAGGATCAGAAAGGGCACTAGCAACCTGTTCAAGTACAATGGGCAGCTATTAGAGCAATATAAGTACAATAATAGAGATTCTACATATGCCATAATGTCAGGAGAGTTAAGTTGTAAAAGCCCATAAAGGTATCTTAGTAGATGTCAATAAGTAGCATTTCTGTCAGCTAAAGGCCCTTAGAAATGATACATAAAGCATAATGTCACTTACCAGATGACCAGTATGAGCACTGACATTCCCACCTTCATGGTCACTGCATGAAGTAAATGCAAATTACACAAAAGAACAATATTTTATTAGATGTGCTCATGTTACTTAGTATGTACACTGATACATTATaatgagaaaaataataatacctATGGATGGTCACATAAAGCCTCATAAGCTCTTGCATGGCAGGATCATCAAAACCCAGCATATGTGCGAAATTCCCTCCGTAATCTAAAGAGTCGTGCATTGGTATAACTTGCCCATTCTTGTACATCCTTCACCAACCAAATGTTACAAATATACTTAAACATGATATCGTTTTTTACAGAATGAATCATTGTAATAAATTGTTTTACAGAATGCATCACTGATGTAATTAGTTTGGAAGATTAAACGACAGAACCCTAAGAAATATTCCATCCAACCAACCTGCGGTAGACATATGATTGGAAGTTGAGCAATCAAACTACGGGAGTCTTCAAATGTTGGTTCCCAGTACCTGTTGAGGACTAACTGTGATATTCTGAACAGGAAATAGTTTGACACTATTAGAAAGTAAAGCCTCCTCATGAACTCACTTAGACTTATGGATCCCTTTCTCATATGCCTTCTGGAATTCACTTTGGACCTTGAGCAAAGAAAACAAAGTGTTTTTCAGTTGATATCTCCTTGCAtaagaaaacaatgaaaaacaTTAATCTATTTCCCTATTTGGTACATTTGGACAAATCATAATAAACTTTACCATACAACTCAAAGCATAATGCACACTAAAAAACTATTGCTGAAGACAATGCATACCCACTAAGGTTAGCATCTGTGCACACAACAGGCATAGAAACAAACATTAGAAATTGTCCGATCCCTTTGATTTTACATGTTATATAATTCAAAGCATCTGATGGAGAGACTAAATGCATAAGATTACCTCCCTTATATCCATTTCTACCGAATAATGTAACTACTATTTTTCTGTGTATCtttcttttattaaaataagttGAAGGTCACCCTTTCAGATTCAAAAGTTTGAAGATAAGAATATTTCAGCTTGAAAAAGCTACTTATGAAAATAGTAGTATCACCTGGCACCAGTTACTAAATTTTTAATACGTATGTACTCCATTTCACAATATAAATATCACAACATCAGGATAAGTTTACATAAAACTTAGAGCATAAAAGTACACGCATTGATTGCATGGGAGATAACTATTAACATGACCAGATTAAAAACTAGGTTTCCTGATTCAATTCGATAAAAAATAGCAATTCATCGTTGCACATTTCCACCTGAAGAGCCATAACACCAGTCACAAATTGAGTCATTGGATGAGCATCAATAGGTAGGGCATCGATAGTTTTATAAACATGAtctgcaataaaaaaaaagaatgggTAAAAAAATGAGCTTGTAGACAAAGTTGTAACAAATGATGGTAACTTTCACATTGTATTAGATAACTGTGGTTTCAACtgcaaaaaaatattataggAAAAGTAATTATGTTTATGGAGGGGATGCCATGGATTGGTAGAAAGtagaaacaatatttttttaagaataGCATCGAACATTGTAGCATCTCCTAATATAAGTTACACACGTGAAAGAAGAAGTTGCAACTTGCAACAATTGGATGCAGATGAACAAGTTGCTAACTGGATTGTCATTTGCTATAATAGGGTAACTAGCTAATAAGTTGATAACCAATTTGAGAGTTGGGATGACCTGGGACAGTAGCACGATTTCTTAGTTCCTTAGATAATGAATCGACTTGCTCTTTTGTCGGCACCTAACCCAGGCAGGGAAAGATAAGAGGATtagatttttcaaaataaatcaaAGCACAAATGAAGTAAATACTTACGAGTGCATATGAAAAAGTAAACAAAGGAAAATTTTGatatagaatataaatattaagGTAAACTTGTTTATACTTGAATACTGGATGCAACTATATTTGATGATGGGAAGAGGTACATGGTGGGGTATAAGAAAAGGTTAGCAACCTACTTTTCCTGTTAAAAGCAGCCAAAGGAGACCTTCAGGTAAAGGTTCTCCTCCAGACTTGGCTGCAGGTAACAAATTCTGACATTCATGAATAAACAAGCCCCTGAAGCGAATTCCCTAAAACAAGTTAAGTGCACGATAAGTTACATCTCAGTAGCAATTGATTGCATAAAACAGAATTTACAATTTTACAGTCTGCATGCAAGGTTACTGAGGAGTTGCCAGAAAATCAATTGATAAATGGGGTGTACCTCTTCTGGATCAAGTAATGAAGTCTCCCACAGTAGTCCTGTCATTCCTCTCATTCCACCAAGTACCTTTTGACAATGAACAAGCAAATCCAGCATTAATTGAAAATCAATTTTCTGGAAGCATGAGCCGAGTTTAAGGAAAGCAAACAAACAAGAACGACATGTACCATATCAACAGTAATGTTTCCCAGCTAAACTTTACCATGTTCTGATCTAAGCTTGTTAGGCGTTCCTgggacaaaagtaaaataagcGAGTATCCAAAGAATCTATATGGATATGACAGAGATGGGAGAACAAAATCATTTTAGGGTCACCGCTTCCATCAATTTATCTCGAGTAATGAACAAAGTCAGAAAATCCACATATCTTCCCTCTCCTGCTCAGTATGAATAAACCAACAAAACAAAGCATGaatactactcctactactaGTTTCAGCCCATATAGCAAAATCAAAATTACCTGCTGTTCTGGAATCAATTCCTTCAGCTGGGAATGTAGGTCCTACAGAAAAGCCAAAGGTACATGACCACATATAAAAATTAGCTTAGGTTTTAGAAGAACGAACAAAGGCAATGCAAACAGAATAAATAAACTTATTAATGTTTACCGAAAATTGCAATGGCCTGTACATTTATAAAAACCCAACTGTTTTCCCATGCTTAAATATAATTTACTTGTACTTATCTCTTTCCCTATCCGTTATCTAGTTTACATGATCCTCACAATAGGCAaacaaatattcaaattaaaaatcGACTGCAATTCATCAAAGCTGTTACTTttaatcttcaatcttcagatGATGACCACAGCAATGTATCAACCTAATATACCAAACCATATCAAATCCAAACACTCATTGATCAAATATAATCTATAAAATAATAAGAAGCAAAGATGCTTACAACCTCAGAGGATGTCTGGACTTGGAACCAGCGGACAGAATTGCGGAGACCTGGCTGTTGGACCTGGTTGATGCAAACACTTCAagtttaaagaaaatttaaaggCACTCACAAACAAGAAAATCAGTCTACAAACATAACCGAATAGGAGATCAATCTTCTAGCACAGAATTCTGGTCGTACTGATATCCCTAACACCTTTATTGCATTTGAACTTACATGAAATCAATTTCAGTAGCGGTTTCTAAATCAATGTAATTAGGTGGGGAGGGGGCACGCAAACAAATCGAGAACTACTACAATTACTCACAGCGCGCGACCGCAGCTTCGTCAACAGAGAAGCGCCCTTATGAAACACCATTGCTCTGGAATAACCAAATTACTGCAAAAAACGATTCATTCAAAGCATATCAAGCAATTCACACTAGGATTACTAATAGGAATGTAGCCTAAAATACGAACACATT
Coding sequences within:
- the LOC121774495 gene encoding zinc finger MYM-type protein 1-like yields the protein MRKTHDSSSSPASSSLPSSSPASSTPLSSSPPSISPASNSIGIVSPSDASLPLHEEELIYDIEKLHHDPIRRTDIMKYPPNERDTIRRAYILRKPCQPRTFSFPQKEVGGSRRRFMVSWFDKWDWLEYSMDEDAAFCFVYYLFKNEVGHAGGDAFVNKGFKSWNKPERFIKHIGGVRSAHNIAYEKYVNLRDGKKKSILVSLDNVSDVINNEYNVRLKASISCLRYLLGQGMAFRGHREGEDSLNRGNFLELLKWLKAHNEVISKVTLENAPGNCQLTSPTIQKDIINCCAKETMKRIVDDLGDDYFAILADESSDMSQKEQLALYLRYVEKKRGKVVERFIGLVHVGDTTSLSLRSAIMTLLVEHSLSQSKIRGQGYDGASNMKGEIHGLKTLIMKDTPSAYYVHCFAHQLQLTLVAISKKNDDCSWLFETVSILLNVIGVSCKRNALLREVQAQKVAQALEIGELESGSGLNQELSLKRPGDTRWSSHYKTLLNIMDLFSTIFEVLTMIGKKDSVFDDMGKAQGILYLLESFDFVFMAQLMTTIFGYTNNLCLALQRRDQDIITAMRLVTLTKDQLQKMREDGWEIHLNKVISICNKHGIVVPDMKAHYSPHGRSKRFVQQVSYLHHFRVDVFIKVIDLLLQELDNRFDEVNMELLRCMACFNPKDGFSSFDKEKVLKLATFYPSNFSNIDLMDLECQLDIFIGDMRSDEDFQNLRDISSLLMKLVETKRDVVYSRVVLLIKLILILPVATASVERVFSGMTFVKNKLRNRMGDQPLNDCLVTFIEKDVFLQVSDEDIVNRFEEMKTRRKIN